The following DNA comes from Anopheles arabiensis isolate DONGOLA chromosome 3, AaraD3, whole genome shotgun sequence.
TGTAACTGTATTCACAATTCGTGCTAAACGTTTCGAAGCAAACGATATCGAGTACACCAGGACAGTGTCATAGcattttttgattaaaaaacaaatgggCTTTGCTTACTTATATAAACACCGCAAAAGCGTTTGCCTCTCGGGCCAAATCGGGATATGGGACGTACATTTAAAGAGGTGTTTTACGCTGTTCATACCATTAAACCAACGCAACACAAGCAACAGTGGCCACGTGACTTagggggggttttttttgtttttcgttagATCAAACAGGTTTACTCGTACTTACAGCAATTAAGTACCGAAAACGACTGCTTAGGTACAAGTGGTTTTGATGCATGAGACCAACACCTGACCGCTTCTTCATCAATTTTGTGTATTCAGCTTACGGTGTACTTTTGTGTGTTGGCAAGTGGCAATCGTACTGtgcaaaaagagagagagagaggagaaatACCGCAATAACATTATGTGTACATTGTTTTTGTCTTAAGTTGGTTTACAATCTGTAACGCAAATAGTAtcgaaatgaatttcatttttttacaacTAAACatataatttgttttctttattttgttaCTCTTATTTACTTTTGTTACCTTATTTTTGATAAgttttctctttattttacttgttattttattacttttacaGCTTTATGTGCTTTGGAGGTGCTTgctcaaagaaaggaaagaaaaaaccatATTCCTcttaaaagaaagaaattctCCGCTGcaaaatggtgaaaaataTGTGCAAAATTCTAAAGcgttaatataaaaaaacaaacaaaccccaaaaaccGTGTTATTTCCTAACAATTCGTGACCGATTCTACTACAGTAAAAAGCGTGTTGTAATAgaaacattttcttcttagcatAGTACGTCGACAATATGATAGAGCGAATTAGATCAATTTTTTCTACAACGACACAAACCAAATaccaaattgaaaacaaataaaacacatttgctGTGCGAGTAGGATGGAATAggtaaaacgaaataaaatatagaaaaagaaaacataaaaaaacgtaaGCAACACGCCAACCACATATACAAACATATATgcaagacaacaacaacaaaagaacaacaacattTCGCAACATACAACCACAAAACAACGTCaataaatggaaaagaaaaggaagaggaaaaacaTACTGAAACTCCAAGAAAAGTAGCTTTAAATGTGACAATAAAAAATGATAGTTGTTTATTACTTAGTATCGCATGAgtaaaagagtaaaaaaactaAGGCCAACTAGAAAAGCCTAACCTATCTTGCAACCACACTTACATTCATGATataaaaggaaagaaaagataaaaaaccaATCAAGAGAAAcgtaaaggaaaaaaacgaagtTAGCCAAACGAAGAGAGATAAATTAttactaaaaaataaaaatcaaacttaTTACCATAGGTAAATTTATGAGCAAAAGTAAAATGAGACAATACAATGCACTAGGCAAACAAGATAAGAAGGAGAAGAGataaaagtagaaaaaagacGAAAATAAATTTAGAATCAATTGCTAGCGAGGAAGAAGCAGCACacactatttaaaaaaatgccgattggtgtttttttgttgcgatttTGCCGACGGTGGTTAAAACGATGTGATCTGTTGTGTCGATGATTGATTCTCTTCATTCAGTCTGAAACAGTTAAATAAGTTTTATGGTTCTTTCCATGTTGTCTGTTACCGCGATCTCGTATACGGTGTGATCGTGCTTCAAACTTTAAATTTTGCCAAGCATAGCCAACAAAAATCTACTCTGCTCGTCGGATGGTGCCGGTAAGGTAAGGGACACCAGTTTACTGTTATGCCGATGCTACCGAAACCCCCAGATTAAGCAATGCTTTAAAGCTCTATTTAATTGCTCTTCTAAAGAGACTTATAAACAAACAGGCAAACCAGAATAGCTAAATATACAATAAAGAAAGCACAGTGTTCAActaaaaaagagaagaaaaataacaaacaatttaTCTGCGGCATGAAaccacaaagagagagagagagagagagagagagagagagagagagagagagagagagagagataaagaaaaCAGATTTATCATACACCGAAAAATGCggaaacaagaaaagaaagcttatagcgttaataaatataaaaaaggtaaataaaataaaacaaatttaacatTTCACTCGAACTCAAATATCAAAAGTAAAGAAACGAAAAGTAAAggacaaaagaagaaaaaccgcCCCCAAAGCGTATCTATTAATGAATGAAAACGGAAGATGAACTTTTTTGCTAAAAACGAGTTGAATTGTATGTCccttttattgattttattgaaaGTTTAatcgaagaagaggaaaaaacaagaGGAATAAAACACGAACAAATCGACACTAGAAACAAGTGAGGCTAGACTGTAAACAGTACaccaaaacaaattaaaaaaaaaaaaaacaaaaaaccgataacgaaacaaaatgaaaccaaacaaCATAAGTTAGAACACAATTTTGAAgctaaaaaaacatacaaacaattGTAAACCTCCTCCCGACAACAGCGTTTCAGTCGATTAATAGATCGTGCTTGAAGAGTGTGTGTAAGCTATATAATGGAAAATGGATATTGTCCTCTGCAACATTCTTCTAAGCTAAACGGTCAACTGGCCACAcgttggaaaatgaaaacggTTTTGCCAGTTTGTCCAATTTGCCccccaaaaaataaacaaaaaaaggaaaaatagaaCGAACACATGTCttagtattgttttatttttagcctcgggtttttgggattttttttttcagcagaACAGAAAGAAACCCAGATTAACAACATGTGACTGATCACGTGAAGTGTTTGTTGGGTTAATCTTTCGCGCCTGTTTCGATCGCTCTCGTACGTCATAAAACAAACCcaatttttcctttcctgttTATAGGGACCGCCCTACCTTAATATCCTTTAACCCGCAGGAACCCTTTAAAGTTCCTGGAATAGTGCCCTCACCCCACACAAACCCAGGTTCTTACAGAAAGAGTTCACTAGCCTAGAGTGGCATTGGAGACCAGGCGGTGTTACCTCACGCGCCCAAACCATGACCATCGATTGTGTGTATATACTTAGGCGCAAATTGTCACCACTTCTTCGACACATTCGAGCCGACCGCTGAGTGCGACTAATTAGGCCGTTCTGTTTCCTCTCCGTCCCTACAGGAAGCGGCCGCCCATCCAAAAACCTATCCACGTAATAGGATTACTTAACGCTGCCCGCCCAGACATGACGTAAAGTCGCGGCCCGAGCTCGATCAAACAGCACGCTACAGAACGATTCCTTTGCCTCTCGTGGTGCCTCCTGCAATGGCTTGTCTTATATTATTCAACAGTCGTTACAATGCTAACACCTCTTACTCAACAGCGGACATACCTCCAATTAGCTGCCAGCATGGCAACAGGTGGTACTACAGTAGGGCCACGACGCACTTATAAATTACCCCGGCATTGCACCACCAACCGACAGTTGCAACCGAGAACGCATTCGGAGAACACAACACAGGACAAAGCCATACAGTGAACCAATAGCATCAATCTCAGCATGATACAACCAACTcgcgtgctgctgctagcgAAGGAGAAAACCAAACAGCTGCGCCATTCGCTCGAACCGTCGGAAAAGTTCACTTGCAAGCTGGACCGCTTCCTCACCGTCTACCAGGGCTACAACAGGCTGAAGCCGAAGCTGTTCCCCAAGCGGATGAGTGCCATGTTCCCGTCCGATGTGGTGGTAGCGAGCGAGGGTAGACCGCAAACTGCGTTTCATCCTGCGTTCGGGACAAGTGCCTCGCTCAAACGGCACCAGCAGGATTGGTCGGAGAAGTATCAGCGCTCAAGGCCGGGCGGAGCGGGCGGGTACGCGATTGCTGGCACGGCGAGGGAACGAGACGCGGAGTCGGGCCGGTTGCAGATCGTCGCTGGTACGGTGGACGGTGGCCAGATCGATAAGCGGAAAGTGTACGGCGGTTCGGTCGGCAGGGCGAGGAAACAGCATGGCCGGAGTCCCCGGCGGGTGGTGCTGCGTGCTGCGAACGATTCCGGCGCGGATCAATCGTCCGACATCCTGTGCTCGTCGGTGTTTCTCACCTACCGGGAGGGGCTGTTCTTCAACACCACCAAGCAGCAGCCGGCGGGAGCAGCGCGGGAACGCAATTGTACCGATGTGTAGTGAAATCACCTCAGAAATGtatctgtttgtgtgttcgtttTATGTGTTTAAAATAGTGTTTAAGTGATTTCCACCCCAAAAAACTTTTGCGTGAACCATTACTGTACTGGAGCTTAAAGCCACGTGCCTTACACAAGTGGAAAGTgatggcgttttttttaaacataaactGTGTTCTTGTGTTCCtcactttaagcaataaaatgtttgtttaaacctaaaaaaaacaataacatgtTTACTTACGTAGATagagctgctgctcctgccgtTTCGCGTTCCGGGATTCTTCCTGCCAGGTTCCGATTAAATTTGCGGTGAAAATCCTCATTTGACAGGTTCGAGCGCGCGTTGAGCAATTATTCCCGACCAGCGCCCGACAAGGATAATTAGATTACTCCCATGCACCGCCATCGGTGTAGCGCGgaaaaacgcaaaaacaaTCATCTTCTAGCCGCCGCCGTATCTCGGGAAGTCAATGCAAGATTTTCATCCATcgctacaataaaaaaagagagaagtaAGAGAAAAATATTAGCATAATGTTTGCTAGTGAACGTGACTTGCATCGCACCACCACGCCAACAGAAAAAGGAACTTACCTCCAAAAGCGAGTATAAAAGCTGCACTACCGCACCATTCGGGACTGCAGAGAGCGACTGCTTGCCGGTGCGCTGTGAACAAACCCAAGTGAGCAGTGAGTGTGTTACCGCGTTACCATGGCACGGGTAACGCTTGCGCTGGCCGTTTCCCTGGCAGCTTACGCGGCCTACTACTACGTGCACTTTGCCGAAGCGCAACCGATCGGATCGTTGGTACTGGCGGCACCAcactcccagcagcagcagcccggttCGTCCACCTCCGACGAGGCCACTATAAATcatcttcagcagcagcaccaacggCTCAAGGATACGAACGTTTACcgagcgagatcgaaaatgcggCCGCACGATCGAAAGTACCCTGGCGTAATTGGTGCCTATCAAGCGTACCGCCGGACTGTGCAAGGACCTCAGCTGATGCAGCGTAACCCAGCCACAGTGGACCGGTTTGGCGACGATCCGGCTGTGGACGAGCAGGACCAGATGCGGTTTAGCTTGGAGGGTTTTCTAACCGGCGCCAGGACGCCAACACTGCTGAACgatgacgaggaggaggaggacgacgaggatCATGAGCAGGGGGGTGATGGCTTGATGAAACGGTTCGACGATTATGGTCACATGCGGTTCGGCAAGCGGGGCGGCGAGGGCGACCAGTTCGATGACTATGGGCACATGCGGTTTGGCCGATAAGCAGGCGGGATAAAGGGACATTCGAAGGGGCTTTGGAAgtaggtggtggtgtgtgtatttttgtgggGAAAACACTTGTGTGTACGGTTACTAgcgtaaaaaaacgaaacaaaaaatgcaatttggGGTggtaaataaagcaaaactgctctgtctgtgtgtgtgaagtaTACTCTGATCGATTTCTGTTTCtcatttgtgctttttttacaattacattaaaaagtTTTGTCTTCAAAATATTAACCACCATTCAACTTCACCCGGAAAAGTTCCAGTTCCGGCATGGGTTTTCcgctttatttttaaatgttacaAATTTCGATTGAATTACGCACTAGAAAATGAGATGAAATGCTGTTGCAGAAAGGAGATGTGAAACAACAAATTCGAGAGGGATGGTTCGCCGGGAGGGGGGAAGGTGGTCACTGGAAGCAACGGCAAAGCCCCACAGCGACCGTGATGATCGTTTCTGATGTATGCAAAAAACTGTTTCGAATCCAAATAGGAGTGGGGATTGATAAGCGAATATAAATTACGATAATAATGCACGTGtgaatctctctctctccctctctctttctgacCCCACATTAACATGGGGAAATGGGGCTACGCGTTCGACTAGCATTGCGAATTAAATTCTAGCATAATTGTAAATGTAAACGTTTCGTTTCGTAATGTTTGGCGCCATTTTGATGTCTTCTATGTACAGGTAACACACAATAACTGTGCCACTTTGTTTGCTGCGTTTACAATTTCTTGTCGCATTAAACTAAACCACGCTGCCGCCTGTCGATTGTCTGCTGTCTTCTCGTCCACTTTAAATCCACTGTCGTAATGCACTCTCCTGCCTACCTCTCTTCTACCGtttattgcttgttttgttatgCAGTTGTGTGCAGCTGTTCGTACCAATAACCTAACAACGATCAATAAAAGTATCCAACTTCAAAACACCTTCCACCGCGGAACTTCCAACTTCAAACACCACGTGTCCCACACGCCACGCCCTAACAGTAGCAGTAAGTTCGCTTTGtatcacaaaaaacaacaaaatatcatcAACCACCGGGCATCCCCCTACTCCTGCTTCGGGTGCGTTTCGGGCTGATCGGTCATCGTGTCCGTTtcgtcgtcgccgccgccCTCATTCTTTGGCCGCGTCCACTTGATCATCGTCTCGGGCGACCGGTACAGGAACAGCAGCTTGGCAAAcagatcctcctccagcgtaAACTCGGACGATTCGCGCACGAGATAGATGTCGAGACAGAGCTGCAGCACCCGGTCGACGTACGGCAGATCCTCGAACATGATTTTGGAGCTCGCGCCAGAAAAGATGCTCGTGCGCAGCATGCGCGAAAACACCAGTATCATCGTCGAGTAGATACCAATAATGCTGAGGAGAGAGAGGGTTAATTCAGCTTATTTTTTAACACACAGCGACCCCCACACTCTAGAGCTTCTTACCCGCCCGCCGCAATCGAGCTGATGGTGCTGGGGAATATCTTGTCGTTGAACATGTAAATCACCAGAAAATTGGTGCAGTCAGCATACGGCAGCCGGGAAAAGTACTTCTCGTACAGCGTGTCCGTACAGTCCTCCATCGCTTGCCACCAGCTCGTGTTGGACGTTTCGTCCATGTACAGCTGCCGCAGCTGCATGTTGCGATAGTTCTCTTCGTCCTCATCGCCTGCAAACAAACGCGAATAAAGGAGAAAAGTACGCGTGAAAATCCATCATTTGAAAGGCTACTTGTCACCACCGCTTACCGTCAGCCGTTTTAACCAGCTGATGAACGGGCCGTATCGAGCCACTGTTTTGGACGCGCAGAAACTTGGGCATAATGTTCATCAGTACCGCCATTTCGTCCGGTTTCGTTCGGCTGAGCGAATTGATTAGCGCCTGCCGGGCCGGCCCGTCGTACAGCTGGTAGGTGCGCTCCTCGGAGATGACGCCCGGGTTTTCCTTCGAGTTGGTCATCCGGCTGATCGTGTACCGGAAGCGGCACGTTAGCGTCACGTTGTTGATCAGATCGTACAGCAGCCGGTTCCGATCGGGCGGGGAAATGTTCCAGATCGACGCGGAGCTTATGCCGAGCTGAACAGCCGCCACGTCGGCCGGTTCGTAGTTTGAGAGGAACGTTTGGGCCGATCGCTCCATAAAGGGCGCCGTAAAGTTGGACCAATTGTTTGGTGTGAGActgtaaaaacgaaaaaagaaaaattaataaatacatTCACCATTGGAACATAATCAAACACTCTTACCCATAAATGCTATTGTTCTGTGCACTCATCGCGTACACCGGCTCGTACGTCCCGATGCGCAGCTCTACCGACACGTCGTGCGGAATGTTCGGCTGACCGACCGCATTGCTAAACGCAAACAGGGCCAGCGGGAACCAGATCAGAAAGATTATGCCCAACATCATACCACCCCCCATCAGATACTTCACCATTGCGCCCTTCTTCTGGCCGCGCGGTGCCGGCAAATCTTCCTCCAGCTGCCGCATACACTTCAGCTGATACACGTTCGAAAAGATGTCCTCCATCTTGAGCCAATCGAACAGCGTCATCGACGTGTCCGTCCAGATCCAGTCCATCAGCGTGCGCAGCTCGAACAGGAACGGCACCGTCATAAACAGCTTGAACCCGGAGAAGTTAGCCATCGTGAAGCCCTTCGTCAGGAAGTTGCCCAAAATGCGGGCCGGATAGCCGCACCGTATCTGGTACGCCGAAAACAGCAGATAGAAACACTTGATCATGTAGTACAGGACGGGCGGTGTGGTTGCATTAAAGTTGCGCTCGGTCGTCGCGGGCAGCACGAAGAACATCCACACGTGCAGCCCGATGATCAGTATGAACTGGAAGATGATTTTCCCTTGAATATTTTTCCGCAGATACAGCGCCCGGTCGACCACGATCAGGAAGAACTGTATGATCAGCATCAGCAGGAAGGTGACGGGCACGCGGTTTTCCTCAAAGTACGACAGTACGCCACCATCGCCGTCTTGTGTCTGCGCGGAAACGCGAAGCAAATGCGGTTAATTATCTTACAATACGATTAATTGTTCGATTAACCTACCCCGAAGGACGAAAAGCCGAACAGAATGACGAAGAAGTTGATGAAATCGCACAAAAACATGTACCCGTACACGTCGGTCGTTTTGCGCGACTGTCGATCGAGCAGCTGCACGAAGAACGCCTTCAGGGCGGCCGAGTAGCGCAGGAATGCTTCCTTCGCTATCTGCGGGAAGTACTTCTTGGTCGGCTCTGGGTGTATCGATACGCAGAGTACGTTTGATTCCTCTCCAATCGGCTCCTCGACGATCGTGCCCGCCTTTTCGTTGATCTTCACCATCGACAGTCCAGTCAGCTCTTCCGGTGGACGTATTTCCAACGTTTCGCGCCTGCAAAGGGGGAACatcaaaagaaatgaaaaagaataaaatatttaaataattagttAACTAGAACCAACTTAGCAGttcaaaacattgaaacatcAATACCCGAATGGATCTTCAGTGATAAAAAACTGAGCTACACTGAGAGGCATTTTTTCGAGCAACTGCGGTATAAGCATTCGAGCACTTTCGTTTGAAACAAGTTTTCGTATGAAGGAGGTATGACTTTTGAGAAATATTATCACCGTTTCTCTTCGTGAtcttcgaactttaaacgtaaagaaaaacaaacgttaAATACAAGTGGTCGAAATAAAAGCATGAAAAAGGGAACCTTTTCGATCGTTTCTAACATCCATCAGTGGGCGATATTTTGCTTGTTCGAGTgctttttttaagtttttcaaATACTCTCGGCGATGTTTTCTTGATCGTAGAAAAATTAATAGAAAACATTTGAATAGAAAGCACGCTCAATCTTGTTCCCCCACCACAAACTTACTTCTTCTCATTTTCCTCTGCCAAAGCCATCAGAGCCTTGGCACGTTCGTCGTTCGGATCGACCTGGTACAGCCCCTCGGACAGGGCCGGCTCTTCCGTTGGGTCCGATTTCCACAGCCCCAGCGACTTTAGAATGAACCGATGGCAGTACAGCATCAGCAAAAGGATCAGATCGTACGTTGCGTAGCCATCCTTGCGCTCGATACCGAACAGCCGCGCCACATGGAACGGTTGGTTCGAAGGGATCGGCGTTTGGTTCCACCAGAACATCTCAAACTGCCCGATACACTTCACCAGCACGACCATCTGCGTGTAGGCGATCAGCATCGTCCAGAAGGTTTGTGCCGGCCGGGGGAAGGTCAGCGTGCCCCAGAGCGTTACCAGCAGAGGAAGTGGTAGTGACAGCAGGCTGGCTGAGTTAACCtaaaatgagaaaatgatGTATTATATTGTGCTCTTCGAAATTTTGCtattcaaataaacaaactcacCTGGTTTAGGAATACTACAAAGTAGCATATGAAGTCGGTGTGCGACATGATCGCGTACCAGGCCGCCTGGAACAGCTCGAACAGTACGGAATGTTTGCGCGATGAGAAGTCCTCTTCGGAGCTCACCTCGTCCAGCGTACGCTTGACGGCTTCGGTTGAGCTGCCGTCGGTTTTGCTGTTGAGTAGGAAACATTTAACATCAGAATGTTGTTCTTTTTAAACGTAAGTATTACATTAATAGACAAAGTTTCACACTGGAAATGGATGTTGATTAAATATTTCTATACATGGCATTCCATTAATGGTAGTTATTTGTGATTAGAAAATCGTTATTTCCCAACTATAGGTATTTTGcatgctactactactactacaccgTTAGTCCAATGTTTAATGTCTAAGTCCAGTATTATAGAAATATTTACCATCCTttcgcacactcacacactttgCGAATACATTGCACAAAGAATTCCGCATGGACAAACAAGGTGCTTCTGTGCatcaaattgtttttttggagGAGCCTTGTGAGAAATGTGTGTAAAACGGACACTGTAAATCGTGTATTATGGTGGATTGTGTATGCGTGAATATCCGGTgacgagaaaaagaaaggcaaaTCTTATTCGATGCTGTGTCGTGGTGTGCGTGCACGCGTTTGCACATTTGTAGCTCTTTTTGGTTGCTTGTTGTTGCGGAAAGAGAATCAGGGAACTGTACCTGTCCAGTGTATCATTGGAATAGTAGCGGTACGGTATCCCATCCTCGTCCAGACCGCGTTCGGCCGACGGGGCCGAGATGAGTATCTCGGGTAGTAAGCTAGTACTGCGCCTACGGTGTTGGTAATACGATTCGATTCTATcgatggtgtgtgtttgtgtgtggtcaaAGGTTAACATAACCCAAAAACAtatgagatttaaaaaaatattcatcaaaTTATACCACAAAAGTCATTATgttaaataatacaaacaacaacaaaaaacccaagtAACACAAAAAGTGGATAGTATATGAAGGTTAAGCAACTACCACAACAATACTAAGTGCTTGGCGAGGATCAATCTCTTCAGCCCAGTGAGGGCACACACGGCTGGGTACGATTGATACGAGTCCTCAACTCAGCTAGTGCAAATGAAGGGCACACCACCAACGATACTTACTCTTCCCTGAGTGGATCTTTACGACTGATCATTGCTAGAGCTGCTCCCAATCCACTCACTGTATGCAGTCTGAACGAAACGCAAACATGACAAGGGCAATTTCATTAATTATCTCAGTAAGAGAAAAGGCATAATAGAAAAATGGTCTACAGACGGTCTAAAGACGATCTTAAGACGATCTAAAGACGACATAAAGATGATCTAAAGATGATCTAAAGACGTTATAAAGACAGTCTAAAGGACGGTCTACAGACGATCTAAAGACGATCTAAAGACAGTCTAAGAACGGTCTACAGACCATCTAAAGACGATCTAAAGACAGTCTACAGACCATCTAAAGACGATCTAAAGACAGTCTAACGACGGTTTACAGATGATCTAAAGACGATCTAAAGACAGTCTAAGGACGGTCTACAGGCCATCTAAAGACGATCTAAAGACAGTCCAAAAACGGTCTACAGACGATTTAAGACCCTCTTAAGATAGCCTAAAACCGGTCTTACGACAATCTAAAGACCTCAGCAAAAATGGATACAATCACtaaaaaagcttccaaaaaAGTATGTACAATATGTGCAAGTTTTGATCTGTGGTGAATGTACATATTATGTTAACGCTTCTACGGTCTGTTCTATCTAGCGCGTAAAGCATTAACCGCACTCTTAAACagtacaaaatacaaaatcatcTTTGCTTCATCACTGTTCAGACCGGCTGATAGTGTGTACCCGGAAGGCTGTCACGTGTTGAATCGAGGTTCCTATTTCTTCTCCCTGTAGCGTGATCGTAGCATGATCACACGTTGAGTGTGTCTCTGAATTGAAGTCAGTTGTGTTGTAGTGCAAAGTACATGTGAAGTGTTTAGTAGTTTAGTATTACCCATCATCCACCGGCTGCCGTTCTGCACCGGTGTACACCTGCAGATCGCGTATCGTGTTAGCTTTCGCGTCGCTTTCCGTCGCCGTGTCGGGCTGCACCTCCGACACCGTGAACGTTACGGCCGGCGATGAAGGCACGGCCGATGCCGGCTGTTCCGCTTCCGCGTAGTCCCGCTCGTAGTCGGTGTTGTCGTTAATGTTACTACTGTGCAATTGTCTACTGAGCGAGGCGAGTGATCCGGTACGGGACGACAGACTACCGCCGCCGTCGCTACTAGAACCGCCCGACCGTACCGTGCCGCCGGACGGTGGAGGCGATTCTTCGGGCTTGGGTGAGGTACTACTGCACAAAATTGAACGAAGGTGGGGTTGTTAAATGTGAAATCATAATAGCTAGTACGGGGCAAGGGAGTTGGGgacaaaaacagaacagatGCAATGCGGGACATACTACTAGTTTGCTCACTATCTCTAGTAGCTGAAGCCTGTTTCTAAAAgaacatatacacacacaaacagacgtTAGTTTTGTTACATTGGAGTGTTCCCCGTCACCAACCAGGTTATTTACAAACCAACAGAGATCGTCCGCGTTGGTGTGTACTATCTACGCGAGCActagtattgtttttttttacattcctTGTTGTGTTTAGCACAATCGTGCCTTCGCGCCTTCAACCTACCTGCCCGATCGCGAGATGTAGTGCGTCCACACACCGTCCTTATCACGCACGCCAACACCAAAGCCGGGCGTCTCCTTCAGCACCTGCTTTTCACGGGTCAGCACGCGCATCACGTACCGATAGTTGCGTGACGCACGGTGTAACCTTAGCGTCACCGAACCGACGACACCGGCCAAGAAGGCCGGTATTAGCGCCAGTCCGGACAGGGAAAATTTGCTCTTCTTCTCCTCGGCGACGTCTGCCTCCTTGCGGCCTTCCACCTCATCCTCCTCGTCACTTAGCAGGCGGGCCTCCTCGTCCGTTATTGAGTGTTGGGCGTGCAGTTCCTTGCTTGGGCCGGCCGTTTGAGCATCCGGAGCATCCAGGGCAGTGGGCTTGCGTAGCCGAGTAccctaaaataagcaacacgCACACGGCGGAGGCATTAGAAGTTGAATATT
Coding sequences within:
- the LOC120904939 gene encoding uncharacterized protein LOC120904939, whose product is MARVTLALAVSLAAYAAYYYVHFAEAQPIGSLVLAAPHSQQQQPGSSTSDEATINHLQQQHQRLKDTNVYRARSKMRPHDRKYPGVIGAYQAYRRTVQGPQLMQRNPATVDRFGDDPAVDEQDQMRFSLEGFLTGARTPTLLNDDEEEEDDEDHEQGGDGLMKRFDDYGHMRFGKRGGEGDQFDDYGHMRFGR